The genomic segment gggtggacaaccatacacggtctgcgacctggtaggaaggagcaggcgctcatctgcgatcagcctggagtctctggcgctgcgcagagacctcaagggacttctggatcagtacccaagaagcacgtaggacggaaaggtgatcctccacagccggaatatcctggggagagaatacctccggtaacacggcaggttggaacccataattggccatgaagggagacgtcccagaggaagagttcaccgccgtgttcctggcaaactcagcccaaggcaggaggtcaacccaattgtcttggtgatcggagacatagcaacgaaggaattgctccaaggcctgattggatcgttctgcggccccattggactgagggtggtaggccgaggagaaggagagatgaatccccaactgggagcaaaaggcgcgccagaacctggacacaaactgactcccccgatccgacacaatctccttgggcaaaccgtgcaaccggaagacctccctggcaaaaatcgtggccaactcttgtgcagagggtaacttcttgagaggaacacagtggcacattttggaaaaccgatccacaatcatgagaatgaccgtatggcctcgggatgcagggaggtccacaatgaaatccatccccaggtgtgaccatggtggctatgggttgcagaaggcccaacggaaggtgccgaggggacttactctgggcacaaacggagcatgccgctacatatgcggcgatgtcggaacgtagggaaggccaccagaacagacgtgaaacagcccaggacagctgattctttccaggatgccccgcggtcttggagttatggtagattcgcaacaaccgagtgcgcaactcctcaggcacaaaacatctgccgttgggtctcccagagggagcaccagattgagccgccaaaatctgctcacccaggggagaggtcaggctggtgcgaatggcggccaagatctgattcggaggtatgaccgaagtcggaatcgactcctccctggatagctcggagtactgccgtgataaggcatccgccctgatgttcttggaaccgggtaggtaggagaccacgtaattaaaacgtgacaagaacagagcccatctggcctgacgtggtgtcaatctcttggcctcagaaaggtaggtcagattcttgtggtccgtcaggatgaggaccggaaccaccgaaccctcgagcaagtgcctccattctttaagggcctgcacgatggccaataactccctgtcaccaatctgatagttgcactccgcggaagacagtttccgggagtaaaacccacaaggaagcagaggaccctctggtgttctacgctgagacagaagggcgcctactcccgtctcagacgcgtccacctcgaggacaaagggcaacccagggttgggatgcgacagaatcggagccgacacaaaggcggactttagagcctcaaaagctcggatggcctcgagcggccagacctgggaattactgcccttcctggtcagatccgtgagaggcttggctagcatggaaaagtccctgatgaacttccgataataattggcgaagcccaaaaagcgctgcagggaacgaagaccactgggctggggccactgtaagacagccgaaaccttctcaggatccatggagaacccctcagcggaaatgatgtaacctaagaaggttacctgggatcggtgaaattcgcatttctcaagcttaccgaacagcttgttctctcgtaaccgttgcaacactcgtctgacatccagaatgtgggcctccatggactcagaatataccaagatgtcatccaaatagaccaccacacactgctgcaacaggtcacggaaaacatcgttgatgaattcctgaaagactgcgggcgcattgcacaacccaaagggcataaccaaggattcataatgaccggtcctggtgttaaacgcggtcttccactcatcgcccgccttgatccttaccaggttatatgccgccctcaggtcgagtttggtaaagaccgtggcccctttaaggcgatcgaacagctcggaaatcaagggtatcgggtaagcgttcttgatcgtgatgcgattgagacccctgtaattgatgcaaggcctcaactcaccgcccttctttttcacaaagaaaaatccagcccctgccggggacgaggatttgcgaatgtgtccgcgtgaaagcgcctccctcacgtactcctccatggcctcattctccgctaccgacagtggatagactttgccacgaggaggaacggcaccagattgtaactctatggcacaatcgtatgggcggtgcggaggtagggcaaccgcgcgcaccttatcgaatacatcccggtactcctcgtattcaggaggcaacagagagtccgaggaagtacacagcaacttgacagacccatggatgcaactagccccacactgcggtgaccacgagaggatctcggccgatctccaatcgaaagtcggattatgcttccggagccaggggtaccccaagaccaccgagtagtgtggagacgaaataacctggaggcagaccgactctctgtgaacggcaccaatggctatccccactggaagggtctcatgagtcacgtgtgtcggcagaaggggtctgccgtctatcgcctcaagagccagtggggaacctcgagcctgcagaggaatggaattggcggcagcgaacacattatcaatgaacaaaccaccagcaccagagtccaccaacgcctgggtcgtcaccgagcccccgacccaggagaggacaacagtgatcagtggtttgtcaacacgggaaaccggggacgaggagactccacccaagatctgcccccgacaggatctcaggtgcgagcgtttcccggacggttcggacacgccaaccgaaaatgcccaccgagaccacagtacatgcatcggccctcgcgtctccggagtaccctctccccctcggacaggcgagcaaaccccagctgcatgggttcacccccagacaagtcatccccaggaggcgtgggaggagagggaggcacgggtgggacagcaaacgtaggcgccaatctgttaggaaacctccgcaggctctccttaaaggaaggtctctccctgagtctggtgtcaatcaaaatcaggaaagaaataagagactcgagctccactggtaggtccttagctgcaacctcatccttcaaggcatccgagagaccatgagagaaagcagcgaccagagcctcattattccagcccacctctgctgccagggtacgaaactcaatggcgtattcagctacggatcgtgaaccctgtctgatggacataaggagcttcgcagcagaggcagcacgagccggcacatcgaataccttccgaagagaagcaacaaaaccggaaaactcggcaaccaccggattgttgttctcccataaagggctggcccaggccaaggccttgtccgagagcagcgagatcaagaagcccacctttgatctctcagtgggaaaggcatgtggcagcaactcgaaataaatgcccacctggttaaggaaacctcggcactgagttggctctcccccaaagcgctgtggaagaggggcagaaccggtcataccccgaaacaccgcaggtgcaacaacaggtgtcggggtagactctggcgcaacaaccggagcggcagtaggagcgggcccaggagcgacaaccgacccatcggcaacgggagcgaaatgagccgtgcgttcaagcagggtttgcaacgccacagcgaaccgacccaacaggtgatcctgctgatcaagtctggcaaccagcgtgggtagcgaggatggccctgtaccgtcagaattcatggcttggtcctaatgtcacggaaccatgaaccagacgtacaacaagggataagtgaaaataagaaggctttattgaaaataaagctgtaaagcaaaagtccaaacggatggcgaaaccgaagcagagtctttgcgaagccagaggtcaggaaccagcagggtagtcagacgaagccaggatcaggaaccagcagggtagtcagacgaagccaggatcaggaaccagcagggtagtcggacgaaaccaggatcaggaaccagcagggtagtcggacgaaaccaggatcaggaaccagaagcagcagcagtctagaagcatgtgaacacaggaggaccaagcaaggaactgaagccacagacctcctatatatatgagctgggcatccagctcctcccagtgggaaggaggagccgcagggtgggaggctacaagaaacccagaaaccaagatggccgccagcacatgtcaaacgaaggagaacagcaagaaggtaagaccatgacatttctgcagcagctctgacatatcagagtAATTTTtgcggaacctctgcaccaccaaattcagcacatgaggcaggcaagggatgtgcgtcaaaccggctaatcccagagctgatacgagatttcacccattatcgcacaccaccaggccgggcttgaggctcactggcaccaaccactcatcggtctgttgttccatgcccatccacagctactgcgcggtgtggggtttctcCCCCAAACAgaaacgttttaaaactgcctgctgtcgtttacccctggctgtgctgaagttggtggtgaaggtgttacgctgactggatgaggaggcggtagaggatgaggaagcagagtaggaggcggaagcaacaggaggcaaactgaagcgccctgcaatcctcggtggtggaaggacatgtgccaaactgttatccgcctcaggcccagccgccactgcatttacccagtgtgctattagagagatataacgtccctgaccgtgcttactggtccacgtatctgtagttaggtggaccttgccacagatggcgttgcgcagtgcacacccgattttgtcccccacttggttgtgcagggaagggatggctcgccaggaaaagtagtggcggctgggaacgacatattgtgggacagccaccgccataaggctttcaaAACTCTCTGtccccaccagacggaatgacagcatttcaaaggccagtaattttgaaatgctggcattcagggccagggatcgcgggtgggtagggggtacttcctctttcgctccagtgtttgggagatagagaattgaacgcttccatgggacattatggagatgcttggtgacccagatggtggtgttgctggcagatcctctgtttgcggggtggcagttgccactgtcactccagaggtggatgaagaggccgagactgcagcagaagaggaagcaggaagagccagagacctttctttgtttttgaggtgtctaatcaactgcagctcgtgctttgcacttagatgcctggtcatgcaggttgtgctctggttgagaacgtttatgcctcgcttcaagctctgattgcacagcgtgcaaaccactcgtgtcttgtcgtcagcacactgtctgaagaactgccacgccagggaactacacaggtcactcgcatgaccttgattccatgtggggtcgaggacctcatcgtcctccacatcatcttccacccagtcttcacccctgctctccttgtcggtctgcacacagcagaaagccacagcagttggcacctgtgttgcgtcatcatccgagatgtgctgtggtggtcctcccatgtactcatcctgaaaaataagtggttgggcatcggtgcactcaatctcttccacttctggtgcagggctaggtggatggcccggggaaaccctgctagtagagactgctccatgacttggggctcagactgcttggctgatttgcaagaagatgaggtgaaagactgatggacatgggctgcaggtgccaactgtggtctttcagcaggggactggttgggagacaatgtaaaggaactggaggcactgtcagccacccaatctactatcgcctgtacttgttctgtccTCACTATTCGTAGAACCGCATTCGGCCTGACCAAATAAAGctgcaggttctgttgcctactcgcacctgaggaaagtttttcacttgtgcgtgtagctggcacagatcaaccacatcctcttcctgcaacaggagctccaccagcagcaccatgaccagggccacgtcccttatttgacgctctgctcattctttgcgttcacccaccaaactaacttaCGGtttatgtaaccgccaatagtcaacaattaggttcactgagagtaaggcagtgccggtgtcataaagaggaaaaaattcttgaggtcacacaacagtgtgacaggcaaattttatacaattacttcacggtcccaaaattttttaatttgtcaaccaacaatgtaacagcggtattgactggttgtatttgtttgtgacaaatgcagcaaaggccccagatgtagggtcttgcaaataattggtgtttttttaaacccagaatataacagcagtatttaaagtttgtatttgactgtcacaaatgcaacaaaggccgcaccggccgcaaatgtattatcttgcccaaaatgggtgtttttttaatagaagaatataacagcagtatctaatgcttgtatttcactgtgacaaatgcagcaaaggccccagatgtagggtattgttaaaaatttttgtttttttaaacacaaaatattagtgcagtatttcaagcttgtatttcactgtgacaaatgcagcaaaggccccagattattatcttgcccaaaattattttatttttttaataccagaatatataatagcggtatataacgcttgtattggactgttagaaatgcagcaaaggccgcaaatttattatcttgcccaaaatgggggcttttttaataatggaatataacagcactatctaacgcttatatttcactgtgacaaatgcagcaaaggccccagatgtagggtattgtgtTATACTGACATTGACTAGCAGGCTGCCCCAGAGAGGTGCAGCATGCTGGGAAACGCTGGAGGCACACtaggcccggcctgcctgcactgACATTGGTATCTCATTTGCAGGGGTGCCGATTGGGATAAGggggagtctgctccctctgtaaCCGCTTACATGCCGCAGGCGCTATTGCCCACAGCAATTAAAGGTTGAACAGCTTGAATCAGCGCTTCTGCCTGTCTGGGCTATTAGAACAGTATGTATCAGCCGTGCCCTCGCTGCATGGCAGCCCAGTCTAATGCCTCTCACTGACCACTGTAAAAAGGAGAATGGAGCATTACTATTTTTTGCACCAGGTTATTTTATTCTATGGGCATGTATTCCATCTAAAGTAAATGACAATGTGAATATATGACATGTATTACACCTGGTTCACCAGTGGATGGAGAGTGCCTGCTTGGCCATGTTCCGCATAGGAATGGAATTTACCATTTCATTCCTCCCTCTTTGGTAGAAGTGGGCTAGGCCGACTTCATGCCAAGGGTAGGGAGCTAGTCCAGTCTGTGGAGTCCAATCAGAAGGAGtgtggaagcagctcatagagcacccacTCCCTGCATATACAGAGAGGGAAAACGGGCCAAGGACACCATCATTATCATCAAGCCGCTATtaggtgttgtggaaattttattatgcggacattttatcttaggatgtgtgtgtgtttttatagattgtcatctgtctccctgtgtcggatttagccaaagagcgctctagcagagggtacttgggttgaatcgggaccagtggcaaaaccgtcagtatgaaaaccttctcatgggcttggagatgtGTTCTCAttgtgtaggggggcgtttgccggtttgtgagcactaagtgcaatgcactgggttacttcccttcaaatgtctatacacattagagaagtgaagtctgcataatgatattatacctctgctgcggcttcgctatccctttctggatacatattaACGCTGTAATAATGAAgcgtttccattatggaagcgcttcattagtacagaaggaccaggaagcggtgaaggatctgtactcaccacttcctggtccacggctcggctatcggctgtgcacagcgtgaggtcgctctgtgacctcacactgcgccgctatacacagccagccgacagcagaatgaagaagatcgcgatggtgaccaggagcaggagaggtaagtgttttttttattttatttgcactgggggctgatggctgacctgggggacatggggcagacatgaggggctaatgggggttttatggctgacatgaggggctaatggggccttatggctgacatgaggggctaatggggccttatggctgacatgaggggctaatgggggacttatggctgacatgaggggctaatgggggcttatggctgacatgaggggctaatggggccttatggctgacatgaggggctaatgggggacttatggctgacatgaggggctaatgggggcttatggctgacatgaggggctaatggggggcttatggctgacatgaggggctaatggggggcttatggctgacattgggggggtttatggctgacattgggggggtttatggctgacattgagggggtttatggctgacattgggggctgatagatggctaaaggtttgggggttgatctgagccattgggggtctgatctgaggtctgattaacattgggggtctgattgctggtctgacctgaggtgtaatgatttttttttttgttattgttctctaaaactaggtgcatcttatagagcgaaaaatacggtacagtgcagcagagaccatagtcagtttatatagtcgttatatagtgttatatatttgaatatgcaccttgtgttttgttatgagcGTGAAACAGTcagcaccgccccccccccccccccactcacccggtccctgggaaaattgtcttgcatgaaactggtccttggtgcaaaaaaggttggggaccacggaCCACTGCCATACACCATTTGTGATATTTAACTATTTATGATCATGGATTAATAACAGTTATTTTGTATGGTATATTGTGGCTCTATTATTTGTAGGTTTATTGCACTGGGTATCAAAGTATCAATCAGTTTGATTGGATACGGATAATGTCAGCTTTTTAATACTAAGCCTTAAAAATTAGGAGAATTTCCGATTAGGCACATGCACAACGCAGAGCACGCAATGTTCTCACCAGCAGCTGCACATAGAGAAGGACGGATAGCATCAGGGAGGgtggaaaatcactgacacatccGAGGGGAGGGTTCCTCTTGCTACTGATGATACAGCcagccagcagcacagaggaacaCTGGGGGTTAATATTACCTATCTACCCCAATATTGCCATTATGTGAGATATATGACAGAGTAACTTATTAATGTGAGGCATTGACCACGTGGTGTTATTATTTTAGTACCTCCATATGCCTCACATTAGTAAGTAACCCCATCGTCTACCTCCTCATATAATGAGCAACATGTGAGGTACATGATTAGGTTATTTACTATGAATATGAGGCACATGGaggtccaaattgataaaacCATTAATAATAACTCaatcattaaagaggttgtgcagcaatatatattgatgacctttgctcaggataggtcttcaatagatCAGCGGTGgtttgactcctggcacccccgccgatcagctgtttgaaggggaggCAGTGCTCCATGCGAGCTCTGCTTTCTGTTCGTTACACTGCCCGTCGTCTCGGAAATCTTAGCAAAGCAGAAAATGACGAGAACgcactccattcacttgaactaGTGTAACTATTGGTTACTACTGTAATGTAAATTAATTGGAATCGAAATCAAAGTCTAAATTCTGGAATTGTGATCGTATCCTTACTCttctgtgacttctctcatgactAACAAGATCAGATTTTTGCGTAAAACAttgctcacattctgaacatgaatacggcttctctcctgtgtgacgtagCGCATGTTTAACAAGACTTAGTCTAACTGTaaaacgtttcccacattctgaacatgaatacatcTTCTCTCCTcggtgacttctctgatgtgcaGCAAGAATttgtttttgtgtaaaacatttcccacattctgaacatgaatacggcttctctcctgtgtgtcttctctcatgtctaacaagctCTGATTTATAtgcaaaatatttcccacattctgaacatgaatttgGTTtcgctcctgtgtgacttctctcatgtctagcaagatgtgctttatgtgcaaaacatttcccacattctgaacatgaatacggcttctctcctgtgtgacttctctcatgtcgaACAAGCGCTGATTTATAtgcaaaatatttcccacattgtggacatgaaaatggcttctcccgtgTGTGAATTCTTTTGTCTGTAGAAAGACTTGATCTTTTTGTGATCTCTTGAAACCTTTCACCCCCTTTCTGACCAGCACTTGTGGTagcaatctgtgattggtcagaaGATTCCTCATGAACAGGGggattatatgacagatctgtactgtgaagtcctggaggtacattaaggttttctcctgaagagcacTGCATAATGTCTTCATCTTCTGCTTTATAATTTAGTGACAACATGAAGTTTCCCTCAGAATTCTTATGGGAATTTTCTGCTAAAGATACaaaatgaaatttttatttttttatctaaatTACAGAATCGACAAACGTATAACattcctattaaaggggttgtctcagctcACTGTTTCTAAAGCAAAATACCGGCCGGCAAACAGAGTGGAGGACAGATCTGCTGCACGGCTACACACTTCTGTCCATCTCTATGCAATCTAATTATTGGCTTTTCTGTCACAATGGTGCATCTTGAGCCCCGCCCCTGCAGAAATCGCCTGTTATCTGCTGTCTCCATATGGCAGAACCTTACAATCCTCACGTTGGACAGATTATAATAGCAGCACAGATCAGTCACTGGTTATGTCACGccttgtgaatgtgcggagatctgtcagactggctgca from the Bufo bufo chromosome 2, aBufBuf1.1, whole genome shotgun sequence genome contains:
- the LOC120990616 gene encoding zinc finger protein 120-like; amino-acid sequence: MMEEHQPLISQAENSHKNSEGNFMLSLNYKAEDEDIMQCSSGENLNVPPGLHSTDLSYNPPVHEESSDQSQIATTSAGQKGGERFQEITKRSSLSTDKRIHTREKPFSCPQCGKYFAYKSALVRHERSHTGEKPYSCSEYFRDDGQCNEQKAELAWSTASPSNS